The DNA segment CGTGGGTCGTACGGCGTGGCGGTGATGCCCCGGAAGGCGCGACGGGCCTCGGCGGCGGGGTCGTAGACGCGTACGCCCCAGACGCCTTCGCGGATCAGGACGACCAGCCGCTTCTCGCCGAGCGCGACGCGTGCCCCGGCCTCCGGCCCGCTGTCGGCGGTGAGCCGGACCACCCCGGTGAAGGGCCGTCCGTCCAGGGCGAGTCCGTCGACCTCGGCCGCGGTGAGCACGACCGTGTCACCGTCGGCCACCCAGCGCCCCGGAATGTCCGGAAGTCGCCCCTCCGGATAGTCCGCGGTCCAGTGGGTGGCGGTCAGCGCGAGCGGCCCGTAGGGCGCCGAGACCGCGGCCTCGCGCTGTTCGTGCCACTGCTTCCACTCATCGGGAGCGTCCGTCGTCATGCGATCGGTTCCTTTCTGTTTCACCACACGAAGCACTTTCCTTCACGCGGGGGCCGAACCACGAACCGGCCCACGCACCGAACCACCCACCACCCCACGCACCACCCCACCGATCACCCCACACCCCACCCCCCGGAGTTCAAGCCACAGCACAGCCACCCACATCCCGCAGGAGTACCAGCGCGGCCCGCGCAGTGGCGTCGTTCTGCCGGAACGCGGGCCCGCCGGTGCGCGGCCGGGTGAAGGCGCCGGGGGTACGGCCGTCGGTGTACGGGCCGAGCGCGAAGCGCCGCGGGTGCGGGCGCCCGGCGCCGTCGAGGACGCGGCCGTCGCCGGGGTCGACCCGCAGCAGCCCGTCGGGCGTCTCGACGGCCCCGTCGGCGTGCAGCCCCCGCAGCAGGGCGTCGCGCGCCCGCGCCAGGGTGGGTTCGGGCAGCCGGGCCTCGACCAGAGCCCGTGCCGTGACGGAGAACCCCGGCACCGTGGGACTGGCCGCCCGGAACACCCCGTCCTCGGCCGTGACGGTCATACCGGCGCCGACGAACTTCAGCAGACCGGCCCGGGACAGTGCGAGCATCTGCCGCAGCCGGGGCCCGGGCGGCCCGGACGCCAGATAGCTGAAGAAGCCGTGCCACCAGGAGCCGATGTCCCCGAGCCGCGCCAACTGCCCGTAGACGGAGAGCAGTCCGAGGAAGACACCCAGGTCGGCGCTGTGCCCGGGGTCGTGCCGACGGCTCAGGTCGGCCTCGATGTGACCGCGCAGCCCTTCCTGGAACTCCTCGTACGAGGCATGGCGCACCCCGTCGAGGGGACGGTCGAGCGCGGCGAGGTCGAGGCGGTCGGCCGGGTCGGGCACGGCCGCCGAGACGAGCGCCGCCACCTCTGCGGGACCGGTCGCCGCCGCGTACTTCTCCTCGAAGTCGGCCCAGTTCATCGCCGTACGCCCGGGGTGGGCGTCGAACAGCCGGTGGTAGTGGGCGAAACCCAGCTCCTTCTCCACCAACGGCCATATGGAGCGCCGGAATTCATCTCCCCCGCGCCCGGCCGACAGCTCCCGCACCTGCTCGGGCCCGAAGAAGCGGGGCAGCGGCGGACGCGGGCCGGTCCAGTCGTAGCCGATCTTCGCGTGGTACGGCACCCCGCGCCGCGAGCCCGCGTACAGCACCGGCTCGCGGCCCGAGGGAACGTAGACGTCACCCTCGTACCGGCCGCCCCGCCCCTCGGTGAGCAGCACCATCAGGTCGACGAAGGCGAGCCCGAAGCCGCGGACGAGGACGGGTTCGCCGGGCCGGAGCACGGACAGGTCGCTGTCGGCGGTGAAGTCGGGCGGCAGGTGGACCAGGCCGTGTGTGCGGGCGTAGGCGGCCAACTCGGCCTGTTCGGGCTCGGGTTCGGAGTCGAGGTGGCCGAGGGCGAGGACGACCGCGTCGGCGGGGAGGGGACGCGGGCGGCCCTCCAGCCACACCTGCTGGCGCCCCTCGCGCGGGCCGCTGACCCGCAGGGCGCGGCGCGGGTGGTGGTGAACGGTGATGCCCGGGGGCAGTGCGGCGAGGGACCGCTCGTGGAACCAGCGCAGATAGCGGCCCTGGAGCCGGCGGTCGGCGAAGGTGCGGCCGTCCAGGCCGGCCCACTCGTGCAGGGTGGGGCCCTCGCGCACGGGTCCGTCCATGGGCACCGTCTCGTCGGTGAACATGGTGACGTCCTCGGCGTGCGAGTTCATCCACAGCAGCGGCGACTGCGCCTGGCGCCAGATGCGGCCGCCGCCCGGTGGGTGGGGGTCGACCAGATGGATGTCGAGGCCCGAACCGGCGTACAGCGTCGGCGCGTTGGCGGCGATCCGTTCGATCAGTCCGGTCCCCCGCGGGCCGGCTCCCACGATCACCAGCTGCGGTCTCATCGGGCGGACTCCGTCCCGCGCGCGTAGTACTTCTCGACGTAGTACTGGCCGACGCCGAGCACCGAGGTGACGAGGGTGTACCAGAGGGTGGCGACCATCAGCAGCGGGATCACCTGGTAGGTGCGGTGATAGATCAACTGGGTGGAGAACAGCAGGTCGTTGACGGCGATGACGCTGACGATCGAGGTGCCCTTGAGGGTGCCGATCAGCATGTTCCCGGCCGGCGGGACGATGGCACGCATGGCCTGCGGGAGCACGATCCGCCACCAGCACTGCCACCGGCTCAGGCCGAGCGCCTGAGCGGCCTCGGTCTGTCCGCGGTCGACGGAGAGGATGCCGCTGCGGACGACCTCGGCGGCGTAGGCGGCCTCGTGCAGGGTGAGGCCGATGACGGCGACGGCGACCGGGCTCAGCAGGTTGACGGTCCTGACCCCCAGCACCTGCGGGTACAGCGCCCCGATGTTGAACCACAGCAGCAGCTGCACCAGGATCGGGATCGACCGGAAGAGCCAGACGTAGCCCCATCCGACCGCCCGCAGAACGGGGTTGGCGGAGAGCCGGAACGTGGCGAGCAGGGTGCCGAGGGCGAAGCCGAGGACCACGACGACCGCGGTCAGCCACAGCGTGAGCCACAGCCCGCGCAGCACGGAGTCCGAGGTGAAGTAGTCGGCGACGACGTCCCACTGGAACGCCCTGTTGCGCAGGACCGAGTTGACGGCGAGAGCGAGCAGCGCGAGGACGACGACGGCGGCGGCCCACTGCCCGAACCGGCGCCGGGGGACGACCGTCAGGGCGTCCGCGCGCTCGGGCGCCGGGGGCGCGGCGGGGATCTTGGCGAGGGTGTCGGATGACATGCGAAGGCTCCGTGACACGAGAGGTCGAACACGGGGATGCCTGCACACGGGCGCGCCCTGCGGCGCGGTTGCGGCCGAGCCCCTCAGCGGGGCCGCCCGTCGAGAGTACGTGGGCGTTTCGGTCCGCTGTCAAGGCCGTCCACACTGTGGGCCGTTGGTCTCGACTCGGTTGACGCGGAACCGGATGCCTGTTCCACTTGGCCCATGCATCCACAGCAGTGGCTGGTCACCCGCTCCCACATCGACTTCGGTCGCGTGTGGTCCTCCTCCTGTTGAGCTGACCCCCTGCACGCCCGCCCCCGAGGCGGGCGTCTAGCGCGCGTTCCCTTTCCGCGCTCTCTTCCCGCACCCCCCTTCTTGGCCTTCACACGCGCGCCCCTCCCCTCGCGCACCCCTCGCGCTCCCTTCCTTCGCGCACCTCCCCTCGCGCCCGGCTCGCCTTCTGCCTGCTCCCAGGAGACCGCTTCCCGATGCATACGCACCCGATACATACGCCTGCTTATCGACTTTTCGCACCCTTTGCCGTCATCACCTCGGCCGTCCTCCTCCTCACCGCCTGCGGTTCGGGCGGCGGCGCGGGCACGGACGCCGTCGGTGTCGCGGCCGGATCGGGCGCGGCCCCCACCGAGGACGTGGTCTCCGCGCTCGGGAAGGACGACGCGGCCGCCCGGTTGCTGCCGGCCGGCGTCTCGCACCTCACCGTCGCCGTCAGCGTCGGCGGCACCCCGCCCGGCACCACCTACCTGGCCGACGGCAAGACCCTGACCGGCCAGGACGTCGACTTCACCAAGGCCGTCGCCAAGGTCCTGGGGCTGGAACTGACCGTGGACCAGGCGAGTTTCGAGGCGATCCTGCCCGCCCTGGACAGCGGCAAGTACGACGTCGGCGCGAGCAACTTCGGCGTCACCGACGAGCGCCGCAGAACCATCGACTTCGTCACCTACATCAACGACGGCCAGGGCTTCGCCACCCGCAAGGACAGCAAGCTGTCCAAAATCACCGACCTCGGGCAGCTCTGCGGTCTGAACATCGCCACCGGCGCCGGTACGACCTTCGAGGCCACGCTGGAGGAGAACAAGCACGTGTGCGCCGACGCCGGCAAGAAGCCGTACCAGGTGCAGACGTACGCCGAGCAGAGCGCGATCTGGTCCTCGGTCCAGCAGGGGCGCAGCGATGTCGTGATGTCCACGATCAACGGCCTGCGCTACGCCGTCGCCCAGCAGCCGGGGCTGAGGTTCCTGAACGAGTACCACCGTCTCGACGTCGGCTTCGCCTTCAAGAAGGGCACCCGGCTGGCCCCCGCCTTCCGGGCGGCGGTGAACCGGCTGATCGCCGACGGCACCTACGACAGGATTTTGAGGAAGTGGGGCACGACGGCGTCGGCGATCGACACGTCCCGGATCTCACCTCCGGAACTCAAGAACTGACCGGTACCGCTCAGCAGTCGCACGGACAGCAGCAGCCACAGCCATCGCAGCCGTCGCAGCCGCCACACCCGTCACACGGGCAGTCGCAGTCACAGTCGCGACAGCACCCTTCCCGCTTCTTCCGCGACCAGGGCCCTTCGTACTCCTCGGCACAGCACATCCGACACGTGCAGCACAGCGTCAGGAACATCCCGCAGCCGGCCAGGAATCCGCGGGGCTCCTTGGACTTGACGAGGCTGGGACCGTCGGGCGGCCACGGCGCGCCGGGCCCTGGGCCGTGCTCCGCGCACGCCGGAACCGACCCGAACGCCCGGTCCACCGACCGCCGTACCTCGTGCACGAGCAGCAGATGGGCGAGCCGTCCGTCCACGAACTCGGCCTCGCGCAGCGCCAGCCGGATGCCGTGCAGGGCGTCGTCGGCGAGTCGGCGGGCTTCGGGGAGGGAGGTCCCGGTGGCCGTGAGGGGGTTCCAGGCACCCGACAGGGCGTCAGCCTCCCTGTCCTCCACGGCGTCCAGCAGGTGCGCCAGCCGGCCGAAGAGGCGGCCGGCCTCGGCGAGCGGCTCGGCGTTGCCCGGCCGTCCGGCCAGCACCGCGGTGTGCGCGAAGGCGGCCGCGGTGGCGGTCTCGGTCGGTTCGGTGACCGTCAGCAGCGGGGTGCCGGGACCCGCCAGGGTCTCCAGTGCGACCTGCCGGTCCACGGCGTCGAGCAGGACCGCGGTGTCGAACCCGACCGCCGACCCGCCGCGCTCCCCGGCCCGCCCCCAGCTCGCCGCGACCCGGCGCGCCGCGGCCGCGACGGGCCTGCGGGCCAGCAGCCCGTCCCGGTCGGCGACGTGGTCGCGCACCTTGGCGGCGGCGAGCACCAGCGAGACGGCGGCGGCGAGCCGTGCCCCCTCGCCCTCGGCGACGGGCGCCGTCCGCATCCCGCGCAGCGCGCACGGCCCGGCCGTGCGCCGGGACCCGCTCACCACTCCGGCCTGAGCCTCCGTCAGAACCGATATGAGCAGTCCGTCGTAGTTCGTCACGATGCGCGCGAGCTGTCCGTGGTCCTTGCGCAGGGCGAGGCAGAGCCCGCACAAGTGCGCCGTCCAGTCGGCCTTGAGGCGCGCACCGAGCCGGTGCGCGCAGGGCC comes from the Streptomyces sp. NBC_00820 genome and includes:
- a CDS encoding DUF1684 domain-containing protein codes for the protein MTTDAPDEWKQWHEQREAAVSAPYGPLALTATHWTADYPEGRLPDIPGRWVADGDTVVLTAAEVDGLALDGRPFTGVVRLTADSGPEAGARVALGEKRLVVLIREGVWGVRVYDPAAEARRAFRGITATPYDPRWSVPGRFTPYDTPRTVRVGNADGRERGLALSGELAFPLAGHERTLQVARQGDGRLWAVFADATSGDTSFRFRFLHTPAPDADGRTVVDLNRAQLPPCAFADHFVCPFPPPGNLLDAAVEAGERGLG
- a CDS encoding FAD/NAD(P)-binding protein, whose amino-acid sequence is MRPQLVIVGAGPRGTGLIERIAANAPTLYAGSGLDIHLVDPHPPGGGRIWRQAQSPLLWMNSHAEDVTMFTDETVPMDGPVREGPTLHEWAGLDGRTFADRRLQGRYLRWFHERSLAALPPGITVHHHPRRALRVSGPREGRQQVWLEGRPRPLPADAVVLALGHLDSEPEPEQAELAAYARTHGLVHLPPDFTADSDLSVLRPGEPVLVRGFGLAFVDLMVLLTEGRGGRYEGDVYVPSGREPVLYAGSRRGVPYHAKIGYDWTGPRPPLPRFFGPEQVRELSAGRGGDEFRRSIWPLVEKELGFAHYHRLFDAHPGRTAMNWADFEEKYAAATGPAEVAALVSAAVPDPADRLDLAALDRPLDGVRHASYEEFQEGLRGHIEADLSRRHDPGHSADLGVFLGLLSVYGQLARLGDIGSWWHGFFSYLASGPPGPRLRQMLALSRAGLLKFVGAGMTVTAEDGVFRAASPTVPGFSVTARALVEARLPEPTLARARDALLRGLHADGAVETPDGLLRVDPGDGRVLDGAGRPHPRRFALGPYTDGRTPGAFTRPRTGGPAFRQNDATARAALVLLRDVGGCAVA
- a CDS encoding amino acid ABC transporter permease, translated to MSSDTLAKIPAAPPAPERADALTVVPRRRFGQWAAAVVVLALLALAVNSVLRNRAFQWDVVADYFTSDSVLRGLWLTLWLTAVVVVLGFALGTLLATFRLSANPVLRAVGWGYVWLFRSIPILVQLLLWFNIGALYPQVLGVRTVNLLSPVAVAVIGLTLHEAAYAAEVVRSGILSVDRGQTEAAQALGLSRWQCWWRIVLPQAMRAIVPPAGNMLIGTLKGTSIVSVIAVNDLLFSTQLIYHRTYQVIPLLMVATLWYTLVTSVLGVGQYYVEKYYARGTESAR
- a CDS encoding transporter substrate-binding domain-containing protein, whose product is MHTHPIHTPAYRLFAPFAVITSAVLLLTACGSGGGAGTDAVGVAAGSGAAPTEDVVSALGKDDAAARLLPAGVSHLTVAVSVGGTPPGTTYLADGKTLTGQDVDFTKAVAKVLGLELTVDQASFEAILPALDSGKYDVGASNFGVTDERRRTIDFVTYINDGQGFATRKDSKLSKITDLGQLCGLNIATGAGTTFEATLEENKHVCADAGKKPYQVQTYAEQSAIWSSVQQGRSDVVMSTINGLRYAVAQQPGLRFLNEYHRLDVGFAFKKGTRLAPAFRAAVNRLIADGTYDRILRKWGTTASAIDTSRISPPELKN
- a CDS encoding DUF5685 family protein — encoded protein: MFGIVRPCAHRLGARLKADWTAHLCGLCLALRKDHGQLARIVTNYDGLLISVLTEAQAGVVSGSRRTAGPCALRGMRTAPVAEGEGARLAAAVSLVLAAAKVRDHVADRDGLLARRPVAAAARRVAASWGRAGERGGSAVGFDTAVLLDAVDRQVALETLAGPGTPLLTVTEPTETATAAAFAHTAVLAGRPGNAEPLAEAGRLFGRLAHLLDAVEDREADALSGAWNPLTATGTSLPEARRLADDALHGIRLALREAEFVDGRLAHLLLVHEVRRSVDRAFGSVPACAEHGPGPGAPWPPDGPSLVKSKEPRGFLAGCGMFLTLCCTCRMCCAEEYEGPWSRKKREGCCRDCDCDCPCDGCGGCDGCDGCGCCCPCDC